The following proteins are encoded in a genomic region of Plasmodium chabaudi chabaudi strain AS genome assembly, chromosome: 1:
- a CDS encoding fam-a protein, protein MNKFYIQIVFFLLSVFLHVNNKILATEPTSKKATPSKTNDSCLTPEEVYEKNKHLLCTNPKEAKEAHKLMDEAIKHLEQHATNTDGYIFCRTDSSLNVLLYKKKHEEKTDIEKIHYAIYDANQYDELINEIWDPNHPNPFNKGTVKIARVYDPSLVIIQQRYKKKIGSPQKYFYALVKKTQVSEDTTVIVMSSADINDHNPSAKEYKNKIIENANLFKTEIDSEDDIRKGKLEKTVVNLAGYIIRRCDTSVNVTYVESIDGHANIYQEPIVGKYFDYYFLRR, encoded by the exons atgaataagttttatattcaaattgttttttttcttttaagtGTCTTCTTACAtgtgaataataaaatccTAGCAACTGAGCCTACTTCAAAAAAGGCTACACCATCTAAAACAAATGATAGTTGCCTTAC CCCAGAAGAagtatatgaaaaaaacaagcaCCTATTATGTACCAATCCCAAAGAAGCTAAAGAAGCGCACAAACTTATGGACGAGGCTATAAAACATTTAGAACAACATGCTACAAATACAGATggctatatattttgtaggACAGATTCTTCTCTTAATGtgcttttatataaaaaaaaacatgaagaaaaaaccgatattgaaaaaattcattatgCAATTTATGATGCCAATCAG TATGATGAACTAATAAACGAGATATGGGATCCCAATCATCCCAATCCTTTCAATAAGGGGACTGTTAAAA ttGCCCGTGTATACGATCCAAGTttagtaataatacaacaacgctataaaaaaaaaattggatcCCCtcagaaatatttttatgctttAGTCAAAAAAACTCAA gTATCAGAAGACACAACTGTAATTGTCATGTCTTCAGCAGATATAAATGATCACAACCCTTCCGcgaaagaatataaaaacaaaataatagaaaatgCAAATTTATTCAAAACCGAAATTGATTCTGAAGATGATAttagaaaaggaaaattggaaaaaacGGTTGTTAACTTAGCTGGATATATTATTCGAAGATGCGACACCAGTGTTAATGTCACCTATGTCGAATCT ATCGATGGGCATGCTAACATTTATCAGGAACCCATTGttggaaaatattttgattattatttccttCGTAGATAA
- a CDS encoding fam-a protein, which yields MNRFYIQIVFFLLSVFLHVNNKTLATESAPGTSTTPESTYHYLTPEEVFVNHQHLLCTNPEEIKGARELMNEAIEHLKKHAESVDDYETCRTDSSLHMLLYKKKHDEKTDVEKIHYTICGDSQYYDIIYNIWDPNHDSPFNNGSVKITRVYDPSLVMIQQRYEKKFLSRQKYFYALVKRARISGNKTIIVMTTPNINDHNPSKKIYKNKIIENANLFKTDIDSEEDIRKGKLEKTVVNLAGYIVEANVSYTNITYVESIDGHATIYQEWLVGKLFNYYFVRR from the exons atgaatagattttatattcaaatagttttttttcttttaagtGTCTTCTTACAtgtgaataataaaacccTAGCAACTGAGTCTGCTCCAGGAACATCTACAACACCCGAATCAACATATCATTATCTTAC GCCAGAAGAAGTATTTGTAAATCACCAGCATTTATTATGTACCAATCCCGAAGAAATTAAAGGAGCGCGAGAACTTATGAACGAAGCCATAgaacatttaaaaaaacatgcaGAAAGTGTAGATGATTATGAAACTTGTAGAACAGATTCTTCTCTTCATAtgcttttatataaaaaaaaacatgacGAAAAAACAGATgttgaaaaaattcattataCAATTTGTGGTGACAGTCAG tattatgatataatatacaatatatggGATCCTAACCATGACAGTCCTTTCAATAACGGCTCTGTTAAAA ttACCCGTGTGTACGATCCAAGTTTAGTAATGATACAACAACgttacgaaaaaaaatttctaTCCCGtcagaaatatttttatgctttAGTCAAAAGAGCTCGA aTATCGGGAAACAAAACTATAATTGTCATGACTACaccaaatataaatgatcaCAACCcttccaaaaaaatatataaaaacaaaatcatAGAAAATGCAAATTTATTCAAAACTGACATCGATTCTGAAGAAGATAttagaaaaggaaaattggaaaaaacGGTTGTTAATTTAGCTGGATACATTGTTGAAGCCAATGTCAGTTATACTAATATTACCTATGTCGAATCT atcGATGGACATGCTACCATTTATCAAGAATGGCTTGTTGgaaaactttttaattattatttcgttCGTAGATAA
- a CDS encoding erythrocyte membrane antigen 1: MKAISLGLFSSIIFSIVLAKSSSDSGSPTGCFGFRRKKAKKRHKTELGSVKAKDKEEFDPDIPNIKFIDEFTPITLEDSKGCLSILDELFVSETDGTITDKVTGSLRREKDSSVSGWYIRPYEEDYEDMIMVNSIPLREYYQHEQQNVDKMPEKQEFSVEKKLSTINDDDESTIYEDDASTILGDYDIMLNVFEEIDTEVVSCFEDGENHGEGEKNQGECEQNQSEGEKNQGVSEENGNEDNHEE; the protein is encoded by the exons ATGAAGGCAATATCATTAGGCCTATTTTCCTCAATAATATTTAGTATAGTTTTAGCAAAAAGCAGTTCAGATTCGGGGTCCCCCACGGGTTGC TTTGGATTCCGTAGAAAAAAAGCAAAGAAAAGGCATAAGACGGAACTTGGATCAGTTAAGGCTAAAGACAAGGAAGAGTTTGACCCTGATATTCCAAATATCAAATTTATAGATGAATTTACTCCAATAACGTTAGAAGATTCCAAAGGATGCCTGAGTATATTAGATGAGCTCTTTGTCTCAGAAACCGATGGTACTATTACTGATAAAGTGACGGGATCTTTAAGAAGAGAAAAAGATTCCAGTGTATCAGGATGGTATATTAGACCATATGAAGAAGATTATGAAGATATGATTATGGTTAATTCTATTCCTCTTAGGGAATATTATCAGCACGAACAACAGAACGTAGATAAGATGCCTGAAAAACAAGAATTTTcagtagaaaaaaaattaagtacAATAAATGACGATGACGAAAGTACGATATATGAAGATGACGCAAGTACGATACTTGGGGATTACGACATTATGCTAAATGTATTTGAAGAAATAGATACAGAAGTGGTATCATGTTTCGAAGATGGAGAAAATCACGGTGAAggtgaaaaaaatcaagGTGAATGTGAACAAAATCAAAGTGAAGGTGAAAAAAATCAGGGTGTAAGTGAagaaaatggaaatgaAGACAACCATGAAGAATGA